From a region of the Neisseria subflava genome:
- a CDS encoding BON domain-containing protein, whose product MKNIKRYALPVLTATLLSLSLSGCVGALIGGAAVGTKSAVDRRTTGAQTDDNVMALRVETTARSYLRQNNQVQGYKPKLNVVGYNRHLLLLGQVATEGEKQFVERIARSEQAAEGVYNYITVASQARSLGDVTNDTWGTSKVRATLLGLSPATQARVKIVTYGNVTYVMGILTPDEQARVTQKVSTTVGVQKVVTLYQNYVAN is encoded by the coding sequence ATGAAGAATATCAAACGCTACGCCCTCCCCGTTCTGACAGCGACCCTCTTGAGCCTGAGTCTGAGCGGCTGCGTCGGCGCACTGATCGGCGGTGCAGCCGTGGGCACCAAATCCGCCGTCGACCGCCGCACCACCGGCGCGCAAACCGACGACAACGTTATGGCCTTGCGCGTCGAAACCACTGCACGCTCGTATCTGCGCCAAAACAACCAAGTCCAAGGCTACAAGCCCAAACTGAACGTTGTCGGCTACAACCGCCACCTGCTCCTGCTCGGCCAAGTGGCTACCGAAGGCGAAAAACAATTTGTTGAACGCATCGCCCGTTCCGAACAAGCCGCAGAAGGCGTGTACAACTACATCACCGTTGCCTCACAAGCGCGTTCGCTCGGCGATGTGACCAACGATACCTGGGGCACATCCAAAGTCCGCGCCACCCTGTTGGGTCTCAGCCCGGCCACCCAAGCACGCGTCAAAATCGTGACTTACGGCAACGTGACCTATGTGATGGGCATTCTCACGCCTGACGAACAAGCCCGCGTGACCCAAAAAGTCAGCACGACCGTCGGCGTACAAAAAGTCGTGACCCTCTATCAAAACTACGTTGCCAACTGA
- a CDS encoding YraN family protein, with the protein MRLNHKQGAVAEDAALVFLLGKGCSLLARNWHCAYGEIDLIVKNGGTIVFVEVKYRKNRGFGGAAYSISPSKLLKLQRSVEYYLQKHGLNHAPCRLDAVLIEGDGQPEWIQNITG; encoded by the coding sequence ATGCGTTTAAACCACAAACAGGGGGCGGTGGCCGAAGATGCGGCGCTGGTATTCCTGCTGGGCAAAGGCTGCTCGCTGCTGGCACGGAACTGGCATTGTGCCTACGGCGAAATCGATTTAATCGTCAAAAACGGCGGTACGATTGTGTTTGTTGAAGTAAAATACCGCAAAAACCGAGGTTTCGGTGGTGCAGCATACAGCATCTCGCCGTCCAAATTATTGAAATTGCAACGAAGTGTAGAGTATTATCTGCAAAAGCACGGGTTAAACCATGCGCCCTGCCGCTTGGATGCGGTACTGATTGAGGGCGACGGCCAACCCGAATGGATTCAAAATATTACAGGTTAA
- a CDS encoding YheT family hydrolase, with protein MNTRSPNTPYWLRNGHADTLFAKLLQGKAPDYRRELLPDSTGKTQVAYDFVDSADPDAPLVVLFHGLEGSSESHYAVELMKAVQQRGWNGVVAHFRSCGDIENTAPVFYHLGDTPEIAFMLNTLAQRYSTIYAVGVSLGGNALAKYLGEQGSNAVPRASAVVSAPVDAVAAGTRFDQGMTRLIYTRYFLNSLLPKARAIPRFQTALSQQNCKTLGDFDDRFTAPLHGFADRHDYYRRNSCKPFLKGVDTPLLLLNAVNDPFLPPEALPTGRDVSSAVTLLQPAYGGHVGFVSRDQGRLNLQWLPQTVLDYFKQYQP; from the coding sequence ATGAATACACGTTCACCCAACACGCCTTATTGGCTCAGAAACGGCCATGCCGACACCCTGTTTGCCAAGCTGCTGCAAGGCAAAGCGCCCGACTACCGCCGCGAGCTTCTGCCCGACAGTACCGGCAAAACCCAAGTTGCCTACGATTTTGTCGACAGCGCCGACCCCGATGCGCCGTTGGTGGTTTTGTTCCACGGACTGGAAGGCAGCAGCGAAAGCCATTACGCAGTCGAGTTGATGAAAGCCGTACAGCAGCGCGGTTGGAACGGCGTGGTTGCCCATTTTCGCAGTTGTGGCGACATAGAAAACACCGCGCCCGTGTTCTACCATCTCGGCGATACGCCCGAAATCGCTTTTATGCTCAACACGCTGGCACAACGCTATTCAACCATCTACGCTGTCGGCGTTTCTTTGGGGGGTAATGCCCTGGCCAAATATTTGGGCGAGCAGGGCAGCAATGCCGTTCCGCGCGCTTCTGCCGTCGTTTCCGCACCGGTTGATGCCGTGGCGGCCGGTACGCGTTTTGATCAGGGCATGACGCGACTGATTTACACGCGCTATTTTTTAAACTCGCTGTTGCCGAAAGCCCGAGCGATTCCCCGGTTTCAGACGGCCTTAAGCCAGCAAAACTGCAAAACGCTTGGCGATTTTGACGACCGCTTTACCGCGCCGCTACACGGTTTTGCCGACCGCCACGATTACTATCGCCGCAATTCCTGCAAACCGTTCCTGAAAGGCGTGGATACGCCGTTGCTGCTGCTCAATGCCGTCAACGACCCTTTCCTGCCGCCGGAAGCCCTGCCGACCGGGCGGGACGTGTCCTCGGCCGTTACGCTGCTGCAACCGGCATACGGTGGGCATGTCGGCTTCGTCAGCCGCGATCAAGGCCGTCTGAATCTGCAATGGCTGCCGCAAACGGTGTTGGACTATTTCAAACAGTATCAACCGTAA
- a CDS encoding peptidylprolyl isomerase: MNFKPLILVAALTLAAGAHAAPKAKATKARTNKTPVVSATTMPAIQSGVHLSDGIAAVVDNEVITHRQVAQAVAQARQTMPKGTQMDANELRQQVLAQMINQSLILQAGKRRNIQATDSEIEAVIAHNPNIKNPSAAVRQDIADSIIVEKVRQQAIMQNSRVSDSEVARYIEQAKQQGVTLPEADPVRQYHAQHILIKADNDNAAVGAESTIRKIYSQARSGADFGGLARQYSQDSSAGNGGDLGWFADGMMVAPFEEAVHKLKPGQISAPVRTQFGWHIIKLNDVREAGTPEERQQNAVRQYLSQQKAQQATTNLLRELHSSSYVDVR; the protein is encoded by the coding sequence ATGAACTTCAAACCCCTGATTCTCGTCGCCGCACTCACTCTCGCAGCAGGCGCACACGCCGCTCCTAAAGCCAAAGCGACCAAAGCGCGTACCAACAAAACTCCAGTCGTCAGCGCCACTACCATGCCTGCCATACAAAGCGGCGTACATCTTTCAGACGGCATTGCCGCGGTTGTCGACAACGAAGTCATTACCCACCGCCAAGTAGCGCAAGCCGTAGCGCAAGCGCGTCAAACCATGCCTAAAGGCACGCAAATGGACGCCAACGAGCTGCGCCAACAAGTTTTGGCACAAATGATCAACCAATCCCTGATCCTCCAAGCAGGCAAACGCCGCAACATCCAAGCGACCGATAGCGAAATCGAAGCCGTTATCGCGCACAACCCCAACATCAAAAATCCGTCTGCCGCCGTCCGTCAAGATATCGCCGACAGCATTATTGTTGAAAAAGTGCGCCAACAAGCCATCATGCAAAACAGCCGCGTCAGCGACTCCGAAGTGGCACGTTACATCGAGCAGGCCAAACAACAAGGCGTGACCCTGCCTGAAGCAGACCCTGTGCGCCAATACCATGCCCAACACATCCTCATTAAAGCCGACAACGACAATGCCGCCGTCGGCGCAGAAAGCACCATCCGCAAAATCTACTCACAGGCCCGCAGCGGCGCAGATTTCGGCGGTTTGGCACGCCAATACTCGCAAGACAGCAGCGCCGGCAATGGCGGCGATTTGGGCTGGTTTGCCGACGGCATGATGGTTGCCCCATTTGAAGAAGCCGTCCACAAACTCAAACCCGGCCAAATCAGCGCCCCTGTCCGCACCCAATTCGGCTGGCACATCATCAAGCTGAACGACGTCCGCGAAGCAGGTACGCCTGAAGAGCGCCAACAAAACGCCGTCCGCCAATATCTGTCCCAACAAAAAGCACAACAGGCGACCACCAACCTCCTACGCGAACTGCACAGCAGCTCATACGTTGACGTACGCTAA
- a CDS encoding helix-turn-helix domain-containing protein, with protein MKSFEKIENIRDIRKKLGLNQMDFWSRIGVTQSGGSRYESGRNMPKPVRELLRLVHIERVDLAKVNRDDLAVASLLKNRDPELYASLKKEAKADNKGK; from the coding sequence ATGAAATCGTTCGAAAAAATTGAAAACATCCGCGATATCCGTAAAAAACTCGGCCTGAACCAAATGGACTTCTGGAGCCGCATTGGTGTGACTCAATCCGGTGGTTCCCGTTACGAATCCGGCCGCAACATGCCTAAACCTGTACGCGAATTGCTGCGTTTGGTACACATTGAGCGCGTAGATTTGGCTAAAGTCAACCGTGACGACTTGGCCGTTGCGTCCTTGCTGAAAAACCGCGACCCTGAGTTGTACGCTTCTCTGAAAAAAGAAGCTAAAGCCGACAACAAAGGCAAATAA
- the argG gene encoding argininosuccinate synthase, with product MSQNHTILQNLPIGQKVGIAFSGGLDTSAALLWMKLKGALPYAYTANLGQPDEDDYNAIPKKAMEYGAENARLIDCRAQLAHEGIAAIQCGAFHVSTGGIAYFNTTPLGRAVTGTMLVSAMKEDDVNIWGDGSTYKGNDIERFYRYGLLTNPALKIYKPWLDQQFIDELGGRHEMSEFLIANGFNYKMSVEKAYSTDSNMLGATHEAKDLEFLNSGIKIVKPIMGVAFWDENVEVKPEEVSVRFEEGVPVALNGKEYADPVELFLEANRIGGRHGLGMSDQIENRIIEAKSRGIYEAPGMALFHIAYERLVTGIHNEDTIEQYRINGLRLGRLLYQGRWFDSQALMLRETAQRWVAKAITGEVTLELRRGNDYSILNTESPNLTYQPERLSMEKVEDAAFTPLDRIGQLTMRNLDITDTRAKLGIYSQSGLLALGEGSVLPQLNNKE from the coding sequence ATGAGCCAAAACCATACCATTTTACAAAATCTCCCCATCGGTCAAAAAGTCGGCATCGCCTTCTCCGGCGGTCTTGATACCTCTGCCGCACTGTTGTGGATGAAACTCAAAGGCGCGCTGCCTTACGCCTACACCGCCAACCTCGGCCAACCTGACGAAGACGATTACAACGCCATTCCTAAAAAAGCGATGGAATACGGTGCGGAAAATGCCCGCCTGATCGACTGCCGCGCGCAGTTAGCACACGAAGGCATCGCCGCCATCCAATGCGGCGCGTTCCACGTTTCTACCGGCGGCATCGCCTACTTCAACACCACGCCTCTGGGCCGCGCCGTTACCGGCACCATGCTCGTTTCCGCCATGAAAGAAGACGATGTGAATATCTGGGGCGACGGCAGCACCTACAAAGGCAACGACATCGAGCGTTTCTACCGCTACGGCCTCTTGACCAATCCCGCGTTGAAAATCTACAAACCTTGGCTAGACCAACAATTTATCGACGAACTCGGCGGCCGTCACGAAATGAGCGAATTTCTGATTGCCAACGGCTTCAACTACAAAATGTCGGTTGAAAAAGCCTACTCTACCGACTCCAATATGCTGGGTGCCACCCACGAAGCCAAAGACTTGGAATTCCTCAACAGCGGCATCAAAATCGTTAAGCCTATCATGGGCGTTGCCTTCTGGGACGAAAACGTCGAAGTCAAACCTGAAGAAGTCAGCGTACGCTTTGAAGAAGGCGTGCCGGTTGCACTGAACGGCAAAGAATACGCCGATCCTGTCGAACTCTTCCTCGAAGCCAACCGCATCGGCGGCCGTCACGGCTTGGGCATGAGCGACCAAATCGAAAACCGCATCATCGAAGCCAAATCACGCGGCATCTACGAAGCCCCGGGCATGGCATTGTTCCACATCGCCTACGAGCGTTTGGTGACCGGTATCCACAACGAAGACACCATCGAACAATACCGCATCAACGGCCTGCGCCTCGGCCGCCTGCTCTACCAAGGCCGCTGGTTTGACAGCCAAGCCCTCATGTTGCGCGAAACCGCCCAACGCTGGGTTGCCAAAGCCATTACCGGCGAAGTCACCCTCGAACTGCGTCGCGGCAACGACTACTCGATTCTGAACACCGAATCGCCTAACCTGACCTACCAACCGGAACGCCTGAGCATGGAAAAAGTCGAAGACGCAGCGTTCACACCGCTCGACCGCATCGGCCAACTGACCATGCGCAACCTCGACATCACCGACACACGCGCCAAACTGGGTATTTACTCGCAAAGCGGTTTGTTGGCATTGGGCGAAGGCTCTGTATTACCGCAGTTGAATAATAAGGAGTAG
- a CDS encoding alpha/beta hydrolase has translation MPIRPNWQTATLLQAEETSVTSAHTGRTYRIQAAALGERPADGYPVLYILDGDAFFPAILNMAQSLLINPITKSHAACLIVGIGYTGGNIRDLSQRALDYTPPLPDNAPESERKQYGQADRFSRFIDDELSALLNSKYRIDTQNQAVFGHSFGALYGLYSLFTHPERFRHYLLVSPSIWWQDRRVLDWLPDALPQGIGIRLGAGEHEGRNNRPDQTSRGMVAQAKILAGTLHHLGADVRFTLYPNANHGNAPFYSLTDCIEYLRSAWQR, from the coding sequence ATGCCCATCCGTCCCAACTGGCAAACCGCCACCCTGCTGCAAGCCGAAGAAACCTCCGTTACCTCCGCCCACACCGGCCGCACCTACCGCATTCAAGCCGCGGCACTCGGCGAGCGTCCGGCAGACGGCTATCCCGTACTGTATATCCTTGACGGAGATGCCTTTTTCCCCGCCATCCTCAATATGGCGCAATCCCTGCTCATCAACCCCATCACCAAAAGCCATGCCGCCTGTCTGATTGTCGGTATCGGCTACACCGGCGGCAACATCCGCGACTTAAGCCAACGCGCCCTCGACTACACGCCGCCGCTGCCCGACAACGCGCCCGAATCCGAACGCAAACAATACGGCCAAGCCGACCGCTTCAGTCGCTTTATCGATGACGAACTCTCCGCCCTGCTCAACAGCAAATACCGCATCGATACCCAAAACCAAGCCGTATTCGGCCATTCGTTCGGCGCACTGTACGGCCTCTATTCCCTGTTCACCCATCCCGAACGATTCCGCCATTATTTGCTGGTTTCGCCGTCTATCTGGTGGCAAGACCGCCGCGTACTCGATTGGCTGCCCGACGCTTTACCGCAAGGAATCGGCATCCGCCTTGGCGCAGGCGAACATGAAGGCAGAAACAACCGCCCCGACCAAACCAGCCGCGGCATGGTCGCACAAGCCAAAATCCTTGCCGGCACTTTGCACCACCTCGGCGCAGATGTCCGCTTCACCCTCTACCCCAACGCCAATCACGGCAACGCCCCGTTTTACTCCCTGACCGACTGCATCGAATATTTGCGCAGCGCATGGCAGCGTTGA
- a CDS encoding DUF1269 domain-containing protein — MKQNIIVALFDISSEAYQAFSELKAYSQITDALVAQAVLVKKENGLIIPAESTDFTANTVEGTWTGGLIGSLVGILGGPIGVLLGGATGALIGSDVGTAQTLGEGALLENTAKKLDNGSTAIIILAQESDEAVLDAFFHRFKTVILRQDAAVAQQDVLAAIEAQEEVARQAHEAWKKQRKAERKEKVEAFKADIKQKFDELAAKLK; from the coding sequence ATGAAACAAAACATCATCGTTGCCTTATTCGACATCTCCAGCGAAGCTTATCAAGCCTTTTCTGAATTGAAAGCTTACTCGCAGATAACAGATGCTTTGGTGGCACAAGCCGTTTTGGTTAAAAAGGAAAATGGTCTGATTATCCCAGCAGAAAGCACCGACTTTACCGCCAATACGGTCGAAGGCACATGGACGGGCGGCCTCATTGGTTCGCTGGTCGGCATCCTCGGCGGTCCTATCGGTGTTCTGTTGGGTGGAGCTACTGGCGCACTCATCGGCAGTGATGTAGGCACTGCCCAAACATTGGGAGAGGGGGCGTTGCTGGAAAATACAGCCAAAAAACTGGATAACGGCAGTACTGCAATCATTATTTTGGCGCAAGAATCCGACGAGGCTGTATTGGATGCTTTCTTCCACCGTTTCAAAACCGTTATTCTCCGGCAAGATGCAGCCGTTGCCCAACAGGACGTATTGGCAGCAATAGAAGCGCAGGAAGAAGTGGCACGTCAGGCACACGAAGCTTGGAAAAAACAGCGCAAAGCCGAACGCAAAGAGAAAGTGGAAGCCTTCAAGGCCGACATCAAACAAAAATTCGACGAATTGGCAGCCAAGTTGAAATAA
- a CDS encoding phosphatase PAP2 family protein translates to MHLSPAQSKRVLTFASLLFLPPTLIIGIWLAQYGGFAFEPPLMHAVHAHAGTWFDPIATVLHYLGKTAIAVPLIGAVAAALYFADKKREALFCVLAALVPTLNMLIVKVWFARERPLLWPRLIEESNFSFPSGHSTFSAAIAVMLILFCRRTRYRRAAWIGGISFALLTGFSRIYLGVHYPTDVWAGWTNGTLTALLVYILIFRPSEK, encoded by the coding sequence ATGCACTTATCCCCGGCCCAATCCAAACGCGTACTGACTTTTGCCTCTTTGCTGTTTTTGCCGCCGACCCTCATCATCGGCATTTGGCTGGCGCAATATGGCGGCTTTGCTTTTGAGCCGCCGCTGATGCACGCCGTCCATGCTCACGCAGGCACATGGTTTGATCCGATTGCCACCGTGTTGCACTATCTGGGCAAAACCGCGATTGCCGTGCCGCTGATCGGCGCAGTCGCCGCAGCCCTGTATTTTGCCGATAAGAAGCGCGAGGCACTGTTTTGCGTGTTGGCGGCATTGGTACCGACTTTGAATATGCTGATTGTGAAGGTTTGGTTTGCCCGCGAACGTCCGCTGCTTTGGCCGCGTCTGATTGAAGAGAGCAATTTTTCCTTCCCCAGCGGCCACAGTACGTTTTCCGCCGCCATTGCCGTCATGCTGATATTGTTTTGCCGCCGCACGCGCTACCGCCGCGCCGCTTGGATAGGCGGTATTTCCTTTGCCCTGCTGACCGGGTTTTCACGCATTTATTTGGGCGTGCATTATCCCACCGACGTTTGGGCAGGCTGGACAAACGGCACGCTGACTGCCTTGCTGGTGTATATACTCATCTTCAGGCCGTCTGAAAAATAG
- a CDS encoding DUF4177 domain-containing protein, translated as MKEYKAVIYQENLLSSLVFGSAKINPVKFSDFLNSHASQGWKVVTMEKDQRRMLLFFVREAYVVILEKERV; from the coding sequence ATGAAAGAATATAAGGCCGTCATTTATCAAGAGAACCTGCTTTCCAGTTTGGTTTTCGGCAGTGCCAAAATCAATCCGGTCAAATTCAGCGATTTCCTCAACAGCCACGCTTCGCAAGGATGGAAGGTCGTTACCATGGAAAAAGACCAGCGCCGCATGCTGCTGTTTTTCGTGCGTGAAGCCTACGTCGTTATTTTGGAAAAAGAACGTGTTTAA
- a CDS encoding phosphoheptose isomerase: MTTLQERVSAHFAESIRAKQEAEKVLVEPTAQAAELMLQCLMNDGKILACGNGGSAADAQHFAAEMTGRFEKERMELAAVALTTDTSALTAIGNDYGFDHVFSKQVRALGRAGDVLVGISTSGNSTNIIEAIKAAHERDMHVIAMTGRDGGKIAAMLKDTDVLLNVPYPRTARIQENHILLIHAMCDCIDSVLLEGM, from the coding sequence ATGACAACATTACAAGAACGCGTTTCCGCACATTTTGCCGAGAGCATCCGCGCCAAGCAGGAAGCTGAAAAAGTACTGGTCGAGCCGACTGCACAGGCTGCCGAGCTGATGCTGCAATGCCTGATGAACGACGGCAAAATCCTGGCCTGCGGCAACGGCGGTTCGGCTGCCGACGCGCAACACTTCGCCGCCGAAATGACCGGCCGTTTTGAAAAAGAACGCATGGAATTGGCCGCTGTCGCACTGACAACAGACACTTCCGCCCTGACCGCCATCGGTAACGACTACGGTTTCGACCACGTATTCAGCAAACAAGTGCGCGCGCTCGGACGTGCCGGCGACGTATTGGTCGGCATCTCCACCTCCGGCAATTCCACCAACATCATCGAAGCCATCAAAGCGGCACACGAGCGCGACATGCACGTCATTGCCATGACCGGCCGCGACGGCGGAAAAATCGCCGCCATGCTCAAAGATACCGACGTTTTGCTCAACGTCCCTTATCCGCGCACTGCCCGCATTCAGGAAAACCATATTTTGCTGATTCACGCCATGTGCGACTGCATCGACTCCGTCCTGCTTGAAGGCATGTAA
- the map gene encoding type I methionyl aminopeptidase, with translation MKQEGNLMDKVIIKTPEEIEKMRELGRLVAEALDYIGQFVKPGVTTNEIDKLVYDYHVNVQGGYPAPLNYGNPPYPKSCCTSVNHVICHGIPDDKPLKEGDIVNIDLTIKKDGFHGDSSRMFTVGKVSPIAQRLIDVTHASMMAGIEAVKPGATLGDVGYACQQVAENAGYSVVQEFCGHGIGRGFHEAPQVVHYGRKGQGLVLKPGMIFTIEPMINQGKRHLRILNDGWTVVTKDRSLSAQWEHEVLVTETGYEILTISPASGKP, from the coding sequence CTGAAACAAGAAGGAAACCTCATGGACAAAGTCATCATCAAAACCCCCGAAGAAATCGAAAAAATGCGCGAACTCGGCCGCTTGGTCGCCGAAGCCCTCGACTACATCGGCCAATTCGTCAAACCCGGCGTAACCACCAACGAAATCGACAAACTCGTTTACGACTACCACGTCAACGTTCAAGGCGGTTATCCAGCCCCCCTCAACTACGGCAACCCGCCCTACCCGAAATCCTGCTGCACCTCCGTCAACCACGTTATCTGCCACGGCATTCCCGACGACAAACCGCTGAAAGAAGGCGACATCGTCAACATCGACCTGACCATTAAAAAAGACGGCTTCCACGGCGATTCCAGCCGTATGTTTACCGTCGGCAAAGTCTCCCCGATTGCCCAACGCCTGATCGACGTGACCCACGCCTCCATGATGGCAGGTATTGAAGCGGTCAAACCCGGCGCCACCCTCGGCGATGTTGGCTATGCCTGCCAACAGGTTGCCGAAAATGCCGGCTACTCCGTAGTACAGGAATTCTGCGGACACGGCATCGGCCGCGGTTTCCACGAAGCGCCGCAAGTGGTCCACTACGGCCGCAAAGGTCAGGGTCTCGTCCTCAAACCGGGCATGATTTTCACCATCGAGCCGATGATCAACCAAGGCAAACGCCATCTGCGCATCCTGAACGACGGTTGGACAGTGGTCACCAAAGACCGCTCCCTCTCCGCCCAATGGGAACACGAAGTTTTGGTTACCGAAACCGGCTACGAAATCCTCACCATCAGCCCTGCCAGCGGTAAGCCTTAA
- a CDS encoding competence/damage-inducible protein A, whose product MNAFNLIIIGDEILHGSRQDKHFAFFKSLLESHGLKLNQVQYLPDEPDLLVKQLRRSFSDGLPTFVTGGIGSTPDDHTRQAAAAALDLPVVRHPEAAKFIEGVTQKRGEPLDSPEHAQRLKMADFPEGAELVPNPFNNIAGFSIREHYFFPGFPVMAHPMAEWVLETYYADRFNQTERGSRSVYVFDQPESRITPIMEHLERTYAGIRSYSLPTVGRTDSDGRYTPPHIEFGIKAEGEACRLLDAAWEDALQGLQAIGATLKETVE is encoded by the coding sequence ATGAACGCTTTTAACCTCATCATCATCGGCGACGAAATCCTGCACGGCAGCCGTCAAGACAAGCATTTCGCCTTTTTTAAATCTTTATTGGAATCGCACGGGCTGAAGCTCAATCAGGTGCAATATCTGCCTGATGAACCCGATTTGTTGGTCAAACAACTGCGCCGCAGTTTTTCAGACGGCCTGCCGACTTTCGTTACTGGCGGTATTGGTTCTACGCCTGATGACCACACGCGCCAAGCCGCAGCGGCTGCTTTGGATTTGCCTGTCGTCCGTCATCCTGAAGCCGCCAAGTTTATCGAAGGCGTGACCCAGAAACGCGGCGAACCGCTCGATTCGCCGGAACACGCCCAACGCCTGAAGATGGCGGATTTTCCCGAAGGCGCGGAATTGGTGCCCAATCCGTTTAACAACATCGCCGGATTTTCCATCCGCGAGCATTATTTCTTCCCCGGTTTCCCCGTGATGGCGCACCCGATGGCCGAATGGGTATTGGAAACTTATTACGCCGACCGCTTCAACCAAACCGAACGCGGCAGCCGCAGCGTGTATGTGTTCGACCAACCCGAATCGCGCATTACGCCGATTATGGAACATCTTGAGCGTACCTACGCCGGTATCCGTTCGTACAGCCTGCCCACCGTGGGCCGTACCGATTCAGACGGCCGTTATACTCCGCCGCATATCGAGTTCGGCATCAAAGCGGAAGGCGAGGCCTGCCGCTTGCTGGATGCTGCGTGGGAAGATGCGTTGCAGGGTTTGCAGGCGATTGGCGCGACTTTGAAAGAAACGGTGGAATAA
- the rsmI gene encoding 16S rRNA (cytidine(1402)-2'-O)-methyltransferase: MYTKHLQKAVDSIEKQTLYVVATPIGNLADITLRALAVLQKADMICAEDTRVTAQLLSAYGIQGKLVSVREHNEQQMADKIIAHLSDGLSVAQVSDAGTPAVCDPGAKLAARVREAGFKVVPVVGASAVMGALSVAGVTESDFYFNGFLPPKAGERQKLLAKWAEADFPIVMFETPHRIEASLADMAAQFPDRRLTLAREITKTFETFLSGTVAEIQAALKNDSNQTRGEMVLVLHPAVKEKHSDLPEAAQNTMKILAAELPTKQAAELAAKITGENKKALYDLALEWKRISDDA, translated from the coding sequence ATGTACACAAAACACCTGCAAAAAGCCGTCGACAGCATCGAAAAACAGACATTATACGTTGTCGCCACACCCATCGGCAATTTAGCCGACATAACGTTGCGCGCACTGGCCGTGCTGCAAAAGGCCGACATGATCTGCGCCGAAGACACCCGTGTTACCGCCCAGCTTTTGAGTGCGTACGGCATTCAGGGCAAACTTGTGAGCGTGCGCGAACACAATGAGCAGCAAATGGCCGATAAAATCATCGCCCATCTTTCAGACGGCCTGAGCGTCGCCCAAGTTTCGGATGCGGGTACGCCTGCGGTTTGCGATCCCGGTGCGAAACTTGCCGCCCGCGTGCGCGAAGCCGGATTTAAAGTGGTGCCTGTGGTCGGCGCAAGCGCGGTCATGGGGGCATTGAGCGTGGCCGGTGTGACGGAATCCGATTTTTACTTCAACGGTTTCCTGCCGCCTAAGGCCGGAGAACGCCAAAAGCTGCTGGCCAAATGGGCGGAAGCCGATTTTCCGATTGTGATGTTTGAAACGCCGCACCGTATCGAGGCAAGCCTTGCGGATATGGCCGCGCAGTTCCCCGATCGCCGTTTAACATTGGCGCGAGAAATTACCAAAACGTTTGAAACCTTCCTCAGTGGCACGGTTGCCGAAATCCAAGCCGCCCTTAAAAACGACAGCAACCAAACGCGTGGAGAAATGGTGCTGGTGTTGCATCCTGCGGTGAAAGAGAAACACAGCGATTTGCCCGAGGCGGCGCAAAACACCATGAAAATCCTTGCGGCCGAGTTGCCGACCAAACAAGCTGCCGAGCTTGCCGCCAAGATTACCGGCGAGAATAAAAAGGCGCTGTATGATTTGGCTTTGGAATGGAAACGGATTTCAGACGACGCTTGA
- a CDS encoding DUF3290 domain-containing protein, producing MKFFSHFYLENHMYFHDYLKYILIFAALVILLLTVSQYLRHRMDTKYRDLSIIALLLLILICGTQYLSYSERQNFAADTSRMVGFLNALIENQKVEKQDIIVNSTRLFNGMIIGIKNQYYEVHFNQDFSAYTLTPINLVNNNIELIDKE from the coding sequence ATGAAATTCTTTTCTCACTTTTATCTTGAAAATCATATGTATTTCCACGACTACTTGAAATATATCCTGATTTTCGCCGCCCTCGTCATCCTCCTGCTCACCGTATCGCAATACCTGCGCCACCGCATGGACACCAAATACCGCGACCTGAGCATTATTGCGCTGTTGTTGCTCATCCTCATCTGCGGCACGCAATATCTTTCATACAGCGAGCGTCAAAACTTTGCCGCCGATACTTCGCGCATGGTAGGTTTTCTCAATGCCTTGATTGAAAACCAAAAAGTTGAAAAACAAGACATCATCGTCAACAGCACGCGCCTGTTCAACGGCATGATTATCGGCATCAAAAACCAATACTACGAAGTCCATTTCAATCAAGACTTCTCCGCCTACACGCTGACGCCCATCAATTTGGTCAACAACAATATCGAACTCATCGATAAAGAATAA